The following proteins are co-located in the Nitrospirota bacterium genome:
- a CDS encoding response regulator, with amino-acid sequence MKILVVDDDLHIQRLYKEEFEDEGYEVVVASNGQEAMEMFEKENPDIVTLDILLPDVDGIRILRQMKEKNAKVPIIMSTAYDYRDDFAVWASEAYIVKSSDLDELKSMIKKLVDKE; translated from the coding sequence ATGAAAATACTTGTTGTTGACGACGATCTGCATATTCAGCGGCTGTATAAAGAGGAATTCGAGGACGAGGGCTATGAAGTCGTTGTTGCCTCCAACGGACAGGAGGCGATGGAGATGTTCGAGAAGGAGAACCCGGATATCGTTACGCTCGATATCCTTTTGCCGGACGTTGACGGCATCCGTATTCTTCGCCAGATGAAAGAGAAGAATGCAAAAGTCCCCATTATCATGTCGACTGCATATGATTACCGGGACGATTTTGCGGTATGGGCTTCCGAGGCGTATATTGTTAAGTCATCAGACCTCGATGAGCTCAAGTCCATGATAAAGAAGCT
- a CDS encoding PAS domain S-box protein, protein MNIADREKITEVLFENIRDGIIILNREFRIMAVNKAIGNWTDISPADLIDKDCREVFHHHNWVCPHCAAEVTFETGNVYIVTQKLADNESARYAELSAYPLRDNEGNIIEGVVFIQDITDRMLCHDEVLRLYNEVALTKDYLEGIIENSADAIVSSDLHGIITSWNRGAERIYGFSKEEAIGQFLPFVPDFLIDPEWENNKRIKAGEVLKRIETFRKRKDGTIISVSLTLSPIKNTAGEVIGISGISRDISEKKNVEKELVRRNQELSRLFFISSAMRGTLELDRLLRMVLTAVTMGDGLGFNRAILFLVDEEKNVLKGAMGVGPASHEEAFHIWDRLSLERKTLPDIMHDIEIGPLRKDSFFDRLSMGIEIPLTENTILTRAVNEKKLFNIDDVSRELLSDAVLVQQLGTQAYAAVPLISRNKVIGVLWVDNYFNRRPVNEEDLRFLTAFSNHVAAAIENARLFERVKLAEQEMENIFESISDMVYFVDRDHVVKNINKAVSSRLGMPPGDIIGKKCYEVFHGTKQPLSECPHMKTVERREAFVEEVEDHYLGGTFITSSSPIFDISGEFIGTVNVVSDITELKNLRERVIKTDRLAALGEVAARVAHEIRNPLVSLGGFARRLEKKLDGSLKEYADIIAKEVGRLEGILNEILSFVKETRIIKETVNSNEVIDGVISLIWSEIDDRGIVLVKEYSLPIEIFVDPNRVKDALLNILTNAVQAVGTNGTISVKTYVRNGSCIFEIKDTGPGISEDDLAYIFDPFFTTKKSGTGLGLTITHRIIEEHDGSIEVESRPGEGSTFRVVIPLQKRNDTDKGGQT, encoded by the coding sequence ATGAACATAGCTGACAGGGAAAAGATTACAGAAGTGCTCTTTGAAAACATCCGCGACGGGATCATCATACTGAACCGGGAATTCAGGATCATGGCGGTAAACAAGGCTATCGGGAACTGGACAGACATCTCCCCCGCTGACCTTATCGACAAGGACTGCAGGGAAGTCTTTCATCATCACAACTGGGTGTGTCCGCACTGTGCAGCGGAAGTGACCTTCGAGACAGGGAACGTGTACATAGTGACACAAAAGCTTGCTGACAATGAATCTGCACGGTACGCGGAGCTTTCTGCCTACCCTTTGAGGGACAACGAGGGAAATATCATTGAAGGGGTGGTGTTTATCCAGGATATTACCGACAGAATGCTCTGCCATGACGAGGTCCTGAGGCTTTACAACGAAGTTGCGCTGACAAAGGACTACCTCGAGGGAATCATAGAGAATTCGGCGGATGCGATAGTCTCCTCTGATCTGCACGGCATTATTACTTCATGGAACAGGGGTGCGGAGAGGATATACGGCTTCTCAAAAGAGGAGGCGATTGGGCAATTCCTGCCGTTTGTCCCCGATTTTCTCATCGATCCTGAATGGGAAAACAACAAAAGGATAAAAGCAGGAGAAGTCCTGAAGAGAATCGAGACGTTCAGAAAGAGAAAGGACGGGACGATCATCTCGGTCAGCCTTACCCTTTCCCCGATAAAAAATACTGCAGGCGAAGTGATCGGCATCAGCGGGATATCGAGGGACATCTCAGAGAAAAAGAATGTCGAGAAGGAGCTTGTCAGAAGAAATCAGGAACTCTCGAGGCTGTTTTTCATAAGTTCTGCAATGAGGGGAACCCTTGAACTCGACAGGCTGCTGAGGATGGTGCTGACAGCCGTTACGATGGGTGACGGGCTCGGCTTCAACCGGGCGATCCTTTTCCTGGTCGACGAAGAAAAAAATGTGTTGAAGGGAGCGATGGGAGTCGGTCCGGCAAGCCATGAAGAGGCCTTTCACATATGGGACCGGCTCTCTCTCGAAAGAAAGACTCTCCCGGACATCATGCACGATATTGAGATAGGGCCGTTGAGAAAGGATTCTTTTTTCGACAGGCTGAGCATGGGGATCGAGATCCCTCTTACAGAAAACACTATACTCACGAGGGCGGTAAATGAGAAAAAACTCTTCAATATCGATGACGTGAGCAGGGAACTTCTTTCCGATGCGGTTCTTGTGCAGCAGCTCGGGACCCAGGCATATGCGGCAGTGCCGCTGATTTCGCGAAACAAGGTGATCGGTGTGCTTTGGGTGGACAACTATTTCAACAGAAGGCCGGTGAATGAGGAGGATCTGCGGTTTCTGACGGCTTTTTCAAACCATGTTGCCGCAGCGATAGAAAACGCACGGTTGTTCGAAAGGGTAAAGCTCGCCGAGCAGGAGATGGAGAACATTTTTGAATCGATATCTGACATGGTGTACTTTGTTGACCGGGACCATGTCGTGAAGAATATCAATAAAGCGGTCAGCAGCCGGCTGGGCATGCCTCCCGGCGATATCATCGGGAAGAAATGCTATGAGGTATTCCACGGGACAAAACAGCCTCTGTCGGAATGTCCTCATATGAAGACCGTCGAAAGACGGGAGGCATTTGTTGAAGAAGTTGAAGACCATTATCTGGGAGGGACATTCATTACTTCGAGTTCCCCGATTTTTGATATCTCCGGGGAATTTATCGGAACGGTGAATGTCGTGAGTGATATCACAGAGCTGAAAAACCTGCGGGAGAGGGTGATAAAGACAGACAGACTGGCTGCTCTCGGAGAGGTCGCAGCAAGGGTTGCACACGAAATACGCAATCCTCTTGTCTCTCTCGGAGGGTTTGCGCGGAGGCTCGAAAAAAAGCTGGACGGAAGCCTGAAGGAGTATGCGGATATTATTGCCAAAGAGGTCGGGAGACTTGAGGGCATCCTGAACGAAATTCTGAGTTTTGTCAAGGAAACGAGGATTATAAAAGAGACGGTGAATTCGAATGAGGTCATAGACGGAGTCATATCCCTCATTTGGTCCGAAATAGATGACCGTGGCATTGTCCTTGTAAAGGAATACAGTTTGCCCATAGAAATATTCGTGGACCCGAACAGGGTCAAGGACGCCCTGCTCAATATTCTTACCAATGCGGTTCAGGCGGTGGGGACGAATGGCACAATCTCAGTCAAAACATATGTCAGAAATGGCTCATGCATTTTTGAGATAAAAGATACCGGACCCGGAATCTCCGAAGATGACCTTGCATATATATTCGATCCCTTCTTTACGACCAAGAAATCCGGTACCGGACTTGGTCTTACCATTACTCACAGGATTATCGAGGAACACGACGGGAGCATCGAAGTGGAGAGCAGGCCGGGGGAGGGAAGCACCTTCAGGGTGGTAATTCCATTGCAAAAAAGAAATGATACAGATAAGGGAGGACAGACATGA